A section of the Castanea sativa cultivar Marrone di Chiusa Pesio chromosome 12, ASM4071231v1 genome encodes:
- the LOC142618383 gene encoding uncharacterized protein LOC142618383 — translation MNLPLSHPHSTFLLLFFFFFFFTILTHHSFTVTSATCHVDDETGLLGFKSSITADPSGILSNWKPGSDCCKWSGITCLTSNRVTSLSLMGQSNKPNSFLSGPISPSLSKLKFLDGLYLQNLRNISGPFPDFLFGLPEFKYMYIENNKLSGRIPGSIGNLTRLYSLSLSGNRFLGPIPSSISQLTGLTQLNLGGNRLTGPIPNGIQKLKNLTLFSLDRNQLSGSIPDFFGSFSELRILRLSYNKFTGKFPASISSLAPKLLYLELAQTGLNGQIPQFLGNFKTLDTLDLSRNNFSGVVPRSFANLTKIFNLDLSRNYLIDPLPNMSVKGIESLDLSYNKFHLGEIPKWATSSPIIYSLKLARCGIKLILEDWKPSQTYFYDFIDLSENEISGSAIGLLNKTDYLVGFWASRNKLKFNLESLRIVERLKYLDLSRNEVFGKVPNGVSKLERLNVSYNHLCGKLPVTNFSASAFLGNDCLCGSPLAACKSVA, via the coding sequence ATGAACCTCCCTCTTTCTCACCCTCACTCTACTTTCCTCCtcctgttcttcttcttcttcttcttcactatcCTCACCCACCACTCCTTCACAGTCACATCAGCCACCTGCCACGTGGACGACGAAACGGGTCTCTTAGGCTTCAAATCTTCCATCACAGCAGACCCATCCGGCATTCTCAGCAACTGGAAACCTGGATCCGACTGCTGCAAATGGTCGGGCATAACCTGCCTGACCAGCAACCGGGTCACAAGTCTCTCTCTTATGGGCCAGTCCAATAAGCCCAATTCATTCCTCTCCGGCCCAATCTcaccctctctctctaaactcaaATTTCTAGACGGACTTTACCTCCAAAATCTCCGAAACATTTCGGGTCCTTTTCCGGATTTCCTTTTCGGGTTACCCGAATTCAAATACATGTACATCGAAAACAACAAGCTCTCGGGTCGAATACCCGGATCCATCGGCAACCTGACACGACTTTATTCACTGAGTTTATCAGGTAACCGGTTTTTGGGTCCGATTCCGAGTTCGATATCCCAGTTAACCGGGTTGACTCAGCTCAATCTCGGCGGGAACCGCCTCACCGGTCCAATACCGAACGGGATTCAAAAGCTCAAGAATCTGACCTTATTCTCTCTCGACCGAAACCAACTATCCGGATCCATACCCGATTTTTTCGGATCCTTCTCGGAGCTCCGAATTCTCAGGCTCTCGTACAACAAATTCACCGGGAAATTCCCGGCATCGATTTCCTCTCTGGCGCCAAAACTGCTCTACCTCGAGCTCGCCCAAACCGGTCTCAACGGTCAAATTCCTCAATTTCTCGGGAATTTCAAGACCCTCGATACGCTAGATCTCTCGCGGAACAATTTCTCGGGAGTCGTGCCGAGAAGTTTCGCGAATCTCACGAAGATATTTAACCTCGACCTTTCGCGAAATTACCTAATTGACCCTTTGCCGAATATGAGCGTGAAAGGCATAGAGTCCCTTGATTTATCGTACAACAAGTTTCACCTAGGTGAAATTCCAAAATGGGCCACGTCATCACCAATAATTTACTCTTTGAAGCTAGCCAGGTGTGGAATTAAATTGATATTAGAGGATTGGAAGCCTTCGCAGACTTATTTCTATGATTTCATTGATCTTTCAGAGAATGAAATTTCAGGCAGTGCTATTGGGCTTTTGAATAAGACTGACTACTTGGTGGGCTTTTGGGCCTCGAGGAATAAGTTAAAGTTTAATTTGGAGAGTTTGAGGATTGTGGAGAGGTTGAAGTACTTGGATTTGTCTAGGAATGAGGTGTTTGGGAAAGTGCCTAATGGGGTTTCAAAGCTTGAAAGACTGAATGTAAGTTATAACCATTTGTGTGGGAAGCTTCCTGTGACTAATTTCTCAGCTAGTGCTTTTTTGGGGAATGATTGTTTATGTGGTTCCCCACTAGCAGCATGCAAAAGTGTTGCATAG